The genomic interval ACCGCGCAGATCGCCGCCGAGACGACGACGAACGTGCGCACTTCCCAGGTGGTGCCGGCCCCGTGCCGTCGGCGCGGAGTCGCGTGCGCGCTGCGCGAGCGCGACGGAAATTGGCGGCGCATCGGCGCCGCCCTGACCGCCTGCGCGGCGATCAGGAGATCTTCTCCGAGATGCGGAGGACTGCGCTGCGGGCGCGCGGGTTGCGTGCGACCTCCGCCGAGTCCGCACGAAGCGGACGCCGGGTAACGACACGCAAGCCCGCGCGATGCCCGCAGACGCAGGTGGGGAGGTGGGGAGGACAGATGCAGTCGCGCGATTCCCGGACGAAGAACTGCTTCGCGATCCGGTCCTCGAGCGAGTGGAAGGAGATGACCGCGAGGCGGCCACCGGGGCGCAGCGCACGCATGGCGGCCTCGAGGCCCTGCTGAAGATTCTCAAGCTCGTGATTGACGGCGATGCGAAGCGCTTGGAACACACGCGTCGCGGGATCGATACCGCGGCGGCGCTGCGTCTTCACGCCCGCGACAAAGCGACCGAGGTCGTCGGCCGACAGGAACGGCTCACGTGTGCGACGGCGCACGATGGCGGCGGCCACACGACCCGCCTCGGTCTCCTCGCCGAGCTCGCCGAACGAACGGCGCAGCTCGCGCTCGTCCCAGCTGTTCACGATGTCTGCCGCCGTGACGCTGAGGTCCGGGTCGGCGCGCATGTCCAGTGGGCCTTCCGCGCGAAAGCTGAAGCCTCGCCGCTCATCCGCGAGCTGGAGCGAGGAGAGACCGAGGTCAAGGAGGACGCCGTCGAGCGGCGCGAGGCCGTGGCGCGCGGCCACGACGTCGAGAAGCGCGAAGTTGGATCGGACGAGGACCGCGCGCTCACCGAAACGTGCGAGAACGCGGTGGGCTTCGGCGAGTGCCGCGGGATCGACATCGAGGCCGATGAGGCGCCCGCTCGGGCCGATGCGTTCGAGGATGGCCTCTGCGTGGCCACCCGCTCCCACCGTGCCATCGAGAAAGCGGCCACCTTCGCGGGGATCAAGCTGGGCGAGTACTTCGGCCAGGAGAACCGGCTCATGAAGCCTCCCATCACCATCAGCTGGAGTTCCACGATCAGATCCCGAGGTCCGCGAGGTCGTCAGCGATCTCGCTTTGGACGTTCGCGAGGTTGCTCCGCCAGCGTCCCGGCTCCCAGACCTCGAGGTGGTCGGAGTTGCCGATGACGACGGCTTCGTTCTTGAGGCCGGCGTACTCGCGGAGGTGCGCCGGGATGGTGAGGCGCCCCTGGGCGTCCGGGTCCGCTTCATGTGCTCCGGCAAGGATGAAGTGCCGGAAGCGGGTTGCCTTCGGATCGGTGCGCGGCCGCTTGGTGATGTCGGTATTGAGGGCGACCCACTCGGACTCCGGGAACACCGCGAGGCATTCCCCACCGCTCACCCAACGGGTCACGACCGCTCCCTCTTTGAAGCGCAGGCGGAACTTCGCCGGGATCGCGAGGCGGCCCTTTTCGTCGAGTGAATGGGCGAATTCGCCCGCGAAGAAACCTTCCAATTACCCTTCTCGTCTCGGGGGAGGATGCCCCACCCTTCCCCACTACTCACCACGCAGTGGGCATTCTCCAC from Candidatus Limnocylindria bacterium carries:
- the rsmH gene encoding 16S rRNA (cytosine(1402)-N(4))-methyltransferase RsmH, which gives rise to MTTSRTSGSDRGTPADGDGRLHEPVLLAEVLAQLDPREGGRFLDGTVGAGGHAEAILERIGPSGRLIGLDVDPAALAEAHRVLARFGERAVLVRSNFALLDVVAARHGLAPLDGVLLDLGLSSLQLADERRGFSFRAEGPLDMRADPDLSVTAADIVNSWDERELRRSFGELGEETEAGRVAAAIVRRRTREPFLSADDLGRFVAGVKTQRRRGIDPATRVFQALRIAVNHELENLQQGLEAAMRALRPGGRLAVISFHSLEDRIAKQFFVRESRDCICPPHLPTCVCGHRAGLRVVTRRPLRADSAEVARNPRARSAVLRISEKIS
- the mraZ gene encoding division/cell wall cluster transcriptional repressor MraZ; protein product: MEGFFAGEFAHSLDEKGRLAIPAKFRLRFKEGAVVTRWVSGGECLAVFPESEWVALNTDITKRPRTDPKATRFRHFILAGAHEADPDAQGRLTIPAHLREYAGLKNEAVVIGNSDHLEVWEPGRWRSNLANVQSEIADDLADLGI